A window of Diospyros lotus cultivar Yz01 chromosome 14, ASM1463336v1, whole genome shotgun sequence contains these coding sequences:
- the LOC127791027 gene encoding uncharacterized protein LOC127791027 has protein sequence MVWKDIICRFSVPRILNTDHGTQFDSDAFRAFCHRWGINLRMASVAYPQANEQAEASNKTILHGLKTRLEKVKGGWADELPSILWAYRTTSRVPTGETPFSLAYGIDTLIPVEVDLGSPRVMAFREEGNSDRLRENVDLLNELREKADNWQLIREESPTTTMRGFALANLKTEIWYSGRQPSPMLLERNGNSDLIGKDLTEFEKCWDLTCAYCRRYKARQ, from the coding sequence atggtatggaaagacattattTGTCGTTTCAGCGTGCCCCGTATACTCAATACAGATCATGGAACACAATTTGACTCAGATGCGTTCAGAGCTTTTTGTCATCGGTGGGGAATCAATCTAAGAATGGCATCCGTAGCATACCCCCAAGCGAACGAACAAGCTGAAGCAAGCAACAAGACCATACTACACGGCTTAAAGACCCGATTAGAGAAGGTAAAAGGTGGATGGGCCGATGAGCTCCCCAGCATCTTGTGGGCATATCGCACAACTAGTCGGGTACCCACCGGGGAAACACCTTTCAGCTTGGCATATGGAATTGACACACTCATCCCTGTGGAAGTAGACCTTGGCTCACCTCGAGTCATGGCCTTCAGGGAAGAAGGTAATTCAGATCGTCTACGGGAGAACGTGGACCTGTTAAATGAATTGAGGGAAAAGGCCGACAATTGGCAGCTTATCAGAGAAGAGTCTCCAACTACTACAATGAGAGGGTTCGCCCTCGCAAACTTGAAGACGGAGATCTGGTACTCAGGAAGACAACCATCACCAATGCTCTTAGAGAGGAATGGAAACTCAGACCTAATTGGGAAGGACCTTACAGAATTCGAAAAATGTTGGGACCTAACATGTGCATACTGTAGACGCTACAAGGCGAGACAATAA